Genomic window (Sphingobacteriales bacterium):
AGAAAAGGATGGTTTATATCAATTCAGTTCATGGTTACCTGTAAGAAGAAAACTGGAGGGTTCTTCGGCTCCTGTAACTTATAGAAGCGAAAAACTTGGTGGTTTGCTTGGGCTTGAAAATTTGTATATTACTTTCAGCGGATATTGGCCGGAACGGGGAGCATTCATGAATACTTGCAGTTTTAAAGAGACAGAAGCCTATTCTGTATGCGGCAGGCTAAACCCCGATCATCATAAAATACTGGTGGTAGCTTCAGCAGGGAACACGGCAAGGGCATTTGCCAGAGTCTGTTCCGAAAACCATATTCCGCTTTTATTGTGCGTTCCCGAAGATAATATTGATGCACTATGGTTTGATAAACAACTGAATGATTGTGTCAGGCTCATTTCCACCCCTTCAGGGAGTGATTATTTTGATGCGATTCAGTTGTCAAACACTGCCAGTAGTATTGAAGGATTTCTGGCAGAAGGGGGTGCAAAAAATGTTGCCCGAAGAGATGGAATGTCAACTACTGTATTATCAGCCACTTCTTTTATTCATAAAATTCCGGACTATTATTTTCAGGCGGTGGGAAGCGGAACAGGTGCTATCGCTGCATGGGAGGCCAAT
Coding sequences:
- a CDS encoding cysteate synthase — protein: MLKEFVPTRYQLMSVKTGKLFEDTGWLLDAPGEVEPTLIRAVYDCKQLQLGSEKDGLYQFSSWLPVRRKLEGSSAPVTYRSEKLGGLLGLENLYITFSGYWPERGAFMNTCSFKETEAYSVCGRLNPDHHKILVVASAGNTARAFARVCSENHIPLLLCVPEDNIDALWFDKQLNDCVRLISTPSGSDYFDAIQLSNTASSIEGFLAEGGAKNVARRDGMSTTVLSATSFIHKIPDYYFQAVGSGTGAIAAWEANLRLLQDGRFGNRKMKLMVSQNIPFVPMFEAWEAGSRNLLMKDDETARHQTHQIMAKVLSNRRPPYGIYGGLFDALSDTQGKVLLADNTETLEAMRLFEQYEG